The following are from one region of the Dreissena polymorpha isolate Duluth1 chromosome 2, UMN_Dpol_1.0, whole genome shotgun sequence genome:
- the LOC127870406 gene encoding uncharacterized protein LOC127870406 — MTTCNERLDLVTKDHLRKVKPIQNFPDCFRFVAEVADDFLKIFDETSDQKGKGQNTLIKTNTLLINRPPKQQLSPITKGSEPIRPKPNTKHTIASHPKQNYGVPHAHIRPVLSEKGSKQISNASIQTQKLTRSKTVSPGHRYVAEKSADLYEDDEFYQLPTQEKEPNLAREEFCNNYKENDIVHVDKTEFFRYNAYEVAFELNRFGLTTLAKVCQEFGFNGKHFQTLNQKDLQKEPYALKPAQVERFLKAIGDWRPHNDQCIDEKNYANDNYDVPPGPKQVEAQHFTHTDANPNSVQKDRHNAHETSEDCADGTLERKEKRKATNTSIDPTLPHLLKGTEQQINKYGESIRSKPSRVQTIASHFDKKYDVPPAYIRSVLPEKESAQKANASIKTSKLKKR; from the exons ATGA CTACATGTAACGAGCGCTTAGACCTTGTAACTAAGGATCACTTGCGAAAAGTT AAACCGATTCAGAATTTTCCGGACTGCTTTAGGTTCGTTGCAGAGGTTGCAGACGACTTCTTAAAAATATTTGATGAGACATCGGATCAGAAAGGAAAAGGGCAAAACACTTTAATTAAGACCAACACTCTTCTAATAAACAGGCCACCAAAACAACAATTATCGCCAATAACCAAGGGAAGCGAACCTATTCGACCGAAGCCAAATACAAAACACACTATTGCTTCTCACCCTAAGCAAAATTACGGTGTTCCTCATGCACATATCCGCCCAGTCTTATCGGAAAAAGGAAGCAAACAAATATCAAATGCTTCTATTCAGACACAAAAGCTTACAAGAAGTAAAACCGTTTCACCAGGTCATAGATATGTAGCGGAAAAAAGCGCGGACCTTTACGAAGATGATGAATTTTATCAGTTACCTACACAAGAAAAGGAGCCAAACTTGGCGCGAGAAGAGTTTTGTAACAATTATAAAGAAAATGATATCGTTCACGTGGATAAAACAGAATTCTTTCGATACAATGCATACGAAGTGGCGTTCGAACTCAACAGATTCGGTTTAACTACATTAGCCAAAGTGTGTCAGGAATTTGGGTTTAATGGAAAGCATTTTCAAACCCTGAATCAAAAAGATTTACAAAAAGAGCCATATGCGCTGAAACCTGCGCAAGTCGAAAGATTTCTGAAAGCAATTGGCGATTGGAGACCACATAATGACCAGTGTATTGATGAGAAAAATTATGCAAACGACAATTATGATGTACCGCCAGGCCCAAAGCAAGTAGAAGCACAACATTTCACGCATACGGATGCAAACCCGAACAGCGTTCAAAAGGACAGACACAACGCACATGAGACAAGTGAGGACTGCGCAGACGGTACATTGGAGAGGAAAGAAAAACGAAAAGCCACAAATACATCGATCGATCCAACTCTGCCCCATCTATTAAAAGGAACAGAACAACAAATTAACAAGTATGGCGAAAGTATTCGGTCGAAGCCAAGTAGGGTACAAACTATTGcttcacattttgataaaaaatacgaTGTTCCTCCTGCATATATCCGCAGTGTACTGCCGGAAAAAGAAAGCGCACAGAAAGCGAATGCGTCGATTAAGACGTCGAAACTTAAAAAACGGTAA